The Zerene cesonia ecotype Mississippi chromosome 19, Zerene_cesonia_1.1, whole genome shotgun sequence genome has a window encoding:
- the LOC119834282 gene encoding remodeling and spacing factor 1, whose translation MASDGEISCTNDPNFAVIYSFLKVFGKLYSLQVPTISKLQELIENTQEVLEPLKELHLRLLRRALKTVQSNRWEKGLIKFCHQQAHHQEAWEIERFSYKKASTQVKLKVLKILLEYQFTCHPKFKNAVNNISCKDLRLDPIGRDKNGCVYWLQVDHEANLCLYKEDQDEETWQLIARNREELVKVIAQLKSGEEISPSVAHMNNVNSEDSSGNDVQQKNEVTKSEKDEEENEEEFLSPESESEHESDNQNEKQKESNINKDLIEAENSTEDLNRDGTESCVNTINSEDKDVESKEMEKDIETSESKPESDNPEEDINETKLDEITETKLPSPIAESEEMNGSTKEDQSLEKEDQQLEKEDRSLEKEDQPLAKEEQSLEKGEQLLEKEDQLIEKEDCQNDTVSEAIEEPVMIVTGEGSGADCESSYFFGEEISEPVMFIYGDGWGYENDTGNLEVDEKPHEEEKEKSDEENPPQECNGEHNDVSDSSKSKKGVKLKSVNKRTLKKQSADNAEILNSDSKKHCIREPENTQMVQSESNVVSNDTDKRESSVNENSAVEDSVNKTTKKKVKGKVKKKHVLRKGVKQKEKLSSVSESENVRNGKTSIIEKRKSSLSSDQDEVEYNTENEKDKTTEGDQKGDEPLPSKKIRLEPTPDLDNVSHSKETDTLDNKNDVSNDNIENKDLNVDENYDSISHRKKIKAKKGKLKSKKFLQKVKNDSNKNNDKVNDVKKRSKALKRSLLNATLSDKNKSESQSESDEDEPLNSGKRLKIKPKKIITSTRKKVEAKLMAKSSSESEEETLYSLAGKKTVKKLKKKVRNDKQKPKSDKVDDELTPVRQSRRIAQMKIKEEADRRHLEEVALRELKMIHKKKNKDEEEWRASGSSSEGSRARGRRRVRRWRASDSTPPENDTDSEPLFEHEEPDLEFNKSDHEFSPESDLETDGTDEPVRQARTLEEGASDGFCARCGSGEQPQWILLCDACDAGYHASCLKPLLLRVPSGRWYCPPCEHNLLIASLEKELVQYDELLATVEAERERKLREEPEKKEEEEKVASEEKKEQSEENSDDDSDGSSSWSSSSGAVYRLRARRQLPVSYRAQEYDRLISSAIKEEYVEPTTSAGNQGRGKDISTIIEAAEEEKLKAEREAIEQGKPVESKKVKRKQRRKARKLNSLDVPSEDDDETDEDFKDTGMDSSSSDLSSSGDRDSSSSGDSSPCVRARRPHRPDHRDRKKLVESSPEVKKKKKGVFEDSSSESAGAKEWSKKSEEHKPKKQSKRARHGRHGRHARHERHGRHERRARSRLAQYDAAGNVVRARVTYGGLSDRADNDWSPKHRTRQKKIDYTEMPNTESEDEMHKSSGKHMPDSSDEFKLDDSELSSPASPRSPASPRSPRSPASPRSPASPRSPGSSAERRRAISELIRKTAVVPLEKLPDDVTRAKTEALQAHLDAQAALAAGKSARGRGGRGGRGSRGRGRGRGAGGRAASPRADDALAKLVGVKIKDLRPDTTPLRPNQLEREKKRQEREAKQAEKEARRMERLQKKEEKEKLKEQKAKEREEKRLAKLALQESKRMKREKPEFRDGYPGVPEPYGNRPEGFPGVRHPNPFPGGRPPEFDRFPHGQPPRLQVRPELRGVVGERRADQLGLREGTLSVAGSPQPFAPLPEEPSVITRMPHMLNHYRGQMMYPPGGSGYGPRGQGVMYQLHPGLGPQGRPSYPQYYYPRGPPVSSAHGPHGPPGPSATPPHGPPVTSPHGPNPSPHGPNPSPHGPIPSPHGPISSPHGPIPSPHGPLPSPHGPIPSPHGPIQSPHGPIPSPHGPPVSSPHHPTYRPGPFPLRPVGRPDSHGHSVPFPHGMSPGPSMPHGPNVPHGPSQGPVNMQHGPPVSSPHGPAGVPHGPTMPHVHPASSPHGPLQMPRGPSPGLIQGARPPGPIPNPTIPRPSEGTVSPSRQNSPDNLPIKIKAEVKTEPEYQSPPGSPSQRPISPELPRNRIKHTENKDGRRPLGPYAPQYGPYGPYAPPTSAPDNLQARLQHPLRMPSL comes from the exons GAATAGAGAGGAATTAGTGAAGGTCATTGCACAATTAAAGAGCGGCGAGGAGATATCTCCTTCTGTTGCACACATGAACAATGTAAATAGTGAAGACTCTAGTGGAAATGACGTACAGCAAAAGAATGAG GTAACAAAAAGTGAAAAAGATGAAGAAGAAAATGAAGAGGAATTTTTGAGCCCAGAATCTGAATCTGAACATGAAAGCGACaatcaaaatgaaaaacaaaaagaatctaatattaataaggattTAATAGAAGCAGAAAATAGCACAGAAGATTTAAATAGAGATGGTACAGAAAGTTGtgtaaatactataaatagtGAGGATAAAGATGTAGAATCTAAGGAAATGGAAAAAGACATTGAAACTAGTGAAAGTAAACCTGAAAGTGACAATCCAGAAGAAGacataaatgaaacaaaattagaTGAAATTACTGAAACCAAATTACCTTCTCCAATTGCAGAAAGTGAGGAAATGAATGGGTCTACTAAAGAAGACCAATCACTAGAAAAGGAAGATCAACAATTGGAAAAAGAAGATCGATCATTAGAAAAAGAAGATCAACCGTTGGCAAAAGAAGAGCAATCATTGGAAAAAGGAGaacaattattagaaaaagaaGATCAGCTAATAGAAAAAGAAGATTGTCAAAATGACACTGTCAGTGAAGCTATTGAAGAGCCTGTGATGATTGTAACTGGAGAAGGCTCTGGGGCGGATTGTGAAAGCTCATATTTTTTCGGTGAAGAAATCAGTGAACCAGTCATGTTCATATATGGTGATGGTTGGGGCTACGAAAACGACACGGGTAATCTTGAGGTTGATGAAAAACCTCatgaagaagaaaaagaaaaatctgaTGAAGAAAACCCACCCCAAGAGTGCAATGGTGAACATAATGATGTGTCAGATTCTAGTAAGAGTAAAAAAGgtgtgaaattaaaatctgtAAATAAGAGAACACTAAAAAAGCAGTCGGCAGATAATGCAGAAATACTTAATTCAGAttcaaaaaaacattgtataaGGGAACCAGAAAACACACAAATGGTTCAGTCGGAATCAAATGTAGTAAGTAATGATACTGATAAAAGAGAAAGTAGTGTTAATGAAAATAGTGCTGTAGAGGatagtgtaaataaaactacaaaaaagaAGGTCAAAGGGAAAGTGAAAAAGAAACATGTCTTAAGAAAAGGTGTTAAGCAGAAGGAAAAATTGAGTTCAGTCTCTGAAAGTGAAAACGTTCGAAATGGTAAAACAAGTATTATTGAGAAGAGGAAGAGCAGTCTTTCATCAGATCAAGATGAAGTCGAATATAACACTGAAAATGAAAAGGATAAAACCACAGAAGGTGATCAAAAAGGAGATGAGCCCTTGCCTTCGAAAAAAATACGCTTAGAACCCACACCAGACCTAGATAATGTATCACATTCCAAAGAAACTGATACTTTAGACAATAAAAACGATGTTAGtaatgataatattgaaaataaagatttaaatgtaGATGAAAATTATGATTCGATATCACataggaaaaaaattaaagctaaAAAAGGTAAATTGAAGTCTAAAAAGTTCCTTCAGAAAGTGAAAAAtgattctaataaaaataatgataaggTTAATGATGTTAAGAAAAGGAGTAAGGCGTTAAAGAGATCGCTATTAAATGCGACATtaagtgataaaaataaatctgaatCTCAGAGTGAAAGCGATGAAGATGAACCTCTAAATAGTGggaaaagattaaaaattaaacctaagaaaataataacctCAActag GAAAAAAGTAGAAGCTAAGCTAATGGCAAAAAGTTCTAGTGAATCTGAGGAGGAGACTCTCTACAGTTTAG ctGGTAAGAAAACAGTGAAGAAACTGAAAAAGAAAGTCCGCAATGATAAGCAGAAGCCGAAATCTGATAAGGTCGACGATGAGTTAACGCCAGTGAGACAGTCGCGACGGATTGCACAGATGAAGATCAAGGAGGAAGCTGACCGGCGCCATTTGGAAGAGGTCGCTTTGAGGGAGCTCAAAATGATACATAAGAAGAAG AACAAGGACGAGGAGGAGTGGCGGGCGAGCGGCAGCAGCTCGGAGGGGTCGCGcgcgcgcgggcggcggcgcgtgCGCAGGTGGCGCGCCTCCGACTCCACGCCGCCCGAGAACGACACCGACTCGGAGCCGCTGTTCGAGCACGAGGAGCCCGACC TGGAATTTAACAAGTCGGATCATGAATTCTCGCCTGAATCTGATCTAGAAACAGATGGTACGGATGAACCAGTTCGACAAGCCAGGACCTTAGAAGAAG GCGCATCGGACGGGTTCTGCGCGCGGTGCGGCAGCGGGGAGCAGCCGCAGTGGATCCTGCTGTGCGACGCGTGCGACGCGGGCTACCACGCCAGCTGCCTCAAGCCGCTGCTGCTGCGCGTGCCCAGCGGCCGCTGGTACTGCCCGCCCTGCGAGCAC aaTCTACTTATAGCTTCACTAGAAAAGGAATTAGTGCAATATGACGAACTTTTGGCCACTGTGGAGGCGGAAAGAGAAAGAAAGCTGCGAGAAGAGCCAGagaagaaagaagaagaagagaaGGTTGCTTCGGAAGAGAAAAAAGAACAGTCTGAGGAGAACTCCGATGACGATTCTG ACGGCAGCAGCAGCTGGTCGTCGTCGTCGGGCGCGGTGTACCggctgcgcgcgcgccgccagCTGCCCGTCTCGTACCGCGCGCAGGAGTACGACCGCCTCATCTCCTCCGCTATCAAG gaGGAGTATGTTGAGCCAACTACAAGCGCAGGCAACCAGGGTAGAGGAAAGGATATCTCCACTATCATCGAGGCAGCTGAAGAGGAAAAACTCAAGGCGGAGAGGGAAGCCATAGAACAG GGCAAGCCGGTGGAATCTAAGAAAGTGAAACGCAAGCAACGCCGCAAGGCGCGTAAGCTCAACTCGCTCGACGTTCCGtctgaagatgatgatgaaaccGACGAAGATTTTAAAGATACtgg CATGGACTCGTCATCATCCGACTTATCATCCAGCGGCGACCGCGACAGTTCGAGTTCCGGCGACTCGTCGCCGtgcgtgcgcgcgcgccgcccgcacCGCCCCGACCACCGCG aTAGGAAAAAATTAGTTGAATCTTCACCAGAAgtgaagaagaaaaagaaagggGTTTTCGAGGACAGCTCCAGCGAGTCGGCCGGCGCTAAGGAGTGGTCGAAAAA GTCCGAGGAGCACAAGCCGAAGAAGCAGTCGAAGCGGGCGCGTCACGGGCGGCACGGGCGGCACGCGCGGCACGAGCGGCACGGGCGGCAcgagcggcgcgcgcgcagccGCCTGGCGCAGTACGACGCGGCCGGCAACGTGGTGCGCGCGCGCGTCACCTACGGCGGCCTCAGCGACCGCGCCGACAACGACTGGTCGCCCAAGCACCGCACAAGGCAGAAGAAGATCGACTACACGGAGATGCCCAACACCGAGTCGGAGGAC GAGATGCACAAGTCCAGCGGCAAGCACATGCCGGACAGCTCGGACGAGTTCAAGCTGGACGACTCGGAGCTCAGCTCGCCCGCCTCCCCGCGCTCCCCCGCGTCCCCCCGCTCCCCGCGCTCCCCCGCGTCCCCGCGCTCCCCCGCGTCCCCCCGCTCCCCCGGGTCGAGCGCGGAGCGGCGGCGCGCCATATCGGAGCTGATACGCAAGACGGCGGTGGTGCCGCTGGAGAAGCTGCCCGATGACGTCACGCGGGCCAAGACGGAGGCGCTGCAGGCGCATCTTG ATGCGCAGGCGGCGCTGGCGGCGGGCAAGTCGGCGCGCGGCCGCGGCGGTCGCGGCGGCAGGGGCAGCAG GGgccgcgggcgcgggcgcggcgcgggcgggcgCGCCGCCTCGCCGCGCGCCGACGACGCGCTCGCCAAGCTCGTCGGCGTCAAGATCAAAG ATTTACGACCAGATACTACACCCCTACGACCAAATCag TTGGAACGCGAGAAGAAAAGACAAGAGCGCGAAGCGAAACAAGCGGAAAAGGAAGCGAGAAGAATGGAGAGACTACAGAAGAaggaagaaaaagaaaaactgaaAGAGCAGAAGGCAAAGGAGAGAGAAGAGAAGAGATTGGCGAAGCTCGCCTTGCAGGAGAGCAAGCGGATGAAGCGGGAGAAACCAGAATTTAGGGATGGTTATCCGGGGGTTCCTGAGCCATATGGTAATAGACCGGAAGGGTTTCCAGGGGTTAGACACCCCAACCCATTCCCGGGGGGGAGACCCCCAGAATTTGATAGGTTTCCGCACGGACAGCCTCCTAGACTACAG GTGCGTCCCGAACTACGCGGCGTAGTTGGCGAGAGGAGAGCGGACCAGCTCGGCCTGAGGGAAG GCACGCTGTCGGTGGCGGGCTCGCCGCAGCCCTTCGCGCCACTGCCCGAGGAGCCCAGCGTCATCACGCGCATGCCGCACATGCTCAACCACTATCG GGGTCAGATGATGTATCCACCGGGAGGTTCAGGTTACGGGCCACGCGGCCAAGGCGTCATGTACCAGCTGCACCCGGGCCTCGGGCCCCAGGGTCGGCCCTCGTACCCGCAGTATTACTACCCACGGGGTCCACCCGTTTCTTCTGCACACGGGCCTCACGGGCCCCCGGGACCTTCTGCCACGCCGCCACACGGCCCGCCCGTTACGTCTCCACACGGACCTAATCCATCTCCGCACGGACCTAATCCATCCCCACACGGGCCGATTCCATCTCCACACGGTCCTATCTCATCTCCTCATGGCCCTATTCCATCCCCACACGGCCCTCTACCATCCCCACATGGGCCTATACCTTCCCCACATGGACCAATTCAATCTCCGCACGGTCCCATCCCATCACCGCACGGCCCACCGGTATCCTCTCCACACCATCCTACTTACCGTCCCGGCCCGTTTCCTCTCCGCCCAGTAGGTAGACCAGATTCACACGGTCACTCTGTACCCTTCCCACACGGTATGTCACCAGGGCCTAGTATGCCACATGGCCCTAACGTTCCCCACGGGCCGAGTCAGGGGCCAGTAAATATGCAACATGGTCCTCCAGTTTCGTCTCCCCACGGCCCGGCCGGTGTGCCCCACGGCCCCACAATGCCGCACGTTCACCCCGCGTCCTCGCCTCACGGCCCGCTACAGATGCCACGTGGACCGTCCCCTGGCCTAATACAGGGCGCGAGACCGCCTGGGCCCATTCCCAACCCCACAATACCCCGTCCCTCTGAAGGAACAGTCTCTCCCAGCCGCCAAAACTCCCCTGACAATTTACCCATTAAGATCAAAGCTGAGGTAAAAACGGAGCCAGAGTACCAGTCCCCGCCTGGCTCACCTTCGCAGCGACCAATCTCGCCTGAGCTTCCGCGCAATAGAATTAAACACACAGAAAACAAGGATGGGCGTCGGCCGCTTGGTCCCTACGCTCCTCAATATGGGCCGTACGGTCCCTACGCCCCACCTACCTCGGCTCCGGACAACCTTCAGGCGCGGCTCCAACACCCACTCCGCATGCCCAGCTT ATAA
- the LOC119834261 gene encoding retinoblastoma-binding protein 5 homolog, giving the protein MNLELLESFGQNYPEEFDGTLDSISLAATCAFNRRGTLLAVGCNDGRIFIWDFLTRGIAKSISAHVYPVCSLSWSRNCKKLLSSSTDHNVCIWDVLSGECEQRYRFPTPIQRVQFDPRNDKRFLVCPMRHAALLVDTDGGHKILPIDDDGDINVIASFDRRGDHVYTGNAKGKILILDSQSLAIKASFKITVGTSSTTGIKSIEFARRGDCFLVNTSDRVIRVYDTNTVLKCGINGEPEPIQKLQDLVNKTTWKKCCFSGDGEYICAGSARQHALYVWEKAIGNLVKILHGTKGELLLDVVWHPVRPIIASISAGVVSIWAQNQVENWSAFAPDFKELDENVEYEERESEFDVEDEDRSVDQAGESRNDEEVEVDVTTCEPVAAFCSSDEEGEDEGLLAFLPIAPEIEDPEDGWAATSEAVTPSATPEKAEPPAKRAKTNTIDINLKIDPPENPLPFGGKNKQAAGNKKVAGRPRK; this is encoded by the exons atgaatctcGAGTTGCTAG AATCATTTGGACAAAATTATCCTGAG GAATTCGATGGAACATTGGATTCCATATCACTAGCAGCTACATGCGCGTTCAACCGACGCGGAACGCTTTTAGCTGTGGGCTGCAATGATGGAAGAATATTTATCTGGGATTTTCTAACGAGAGGCATTGCTAAGTCCATATCAGCTCATGTGTATCCAGTTTGTAGCTTAAGTTGGTCTCGGAATTGTAAAAAG ctattatcatcatcaacgGATCACAATGTGTGCATATGGGATGTGCTGTCGGGTGAATGCGAACAGAGATACAGGTTTCCCACGCCCATACAAAGGGTGCAGTTTGACCCACGGAATGATAAACGTTTTCTCGTGTGCCCCATGAGACATGCAGCTCTGTTGGTTGACACGGACGGTGGCCATAAGATACTGCCTATTGATGATGAT ggtGATATAAACGTAATAGCTTCATTTGATCGGCGAGGTGATCATGTCTATACTGGGAATGCAAAGGGAAAGATACTTATATTGGACTCACAGTCTTTAGCAATTAAGGCAAGCTTTAAAATCACAGTTGGCACATCGAGCACGACTGGTATTAAAAGTATAGAGTTTGCTAGAAGGGGAGA CTGTTTTCTGGTGAACACATCAGACCGTGTGATTAGAGTGTACGACACCAACACAGTACTCAAGTGTGGAATCAATGGAGAGCCAGAACCTATACAGAAGTTACAAGACCTTGTCAATAA GACGACATGGAAGAAGTGTTGTTTCTCCGGAGACGGCGAGTACATATGCGCGGGTTCGGCGCGCCAGCACGCGCTGTACGTGTGGGAGAAGGCCATCGGCAACTTGGTGAAGATCCTCCATGGCACCAAAGGCGAGCTACTGCTGGACGTCGTGTGGCACCCCGTGCGGCCCATCATCGCCAGCATCAGCGCTG gtGTCGTATCGATCTGGGCGCAGAACCAGGTCGAGAACTGGTCCGCGTTCGCGCCGGACTTCAAGGAGCTGGACGAGAACGTGGAGTACGAAGAGAGGGAGAGTGAGTTCGACGTGGAGGACGAGGACCGCTCCGTGGACCAGGCGGGGGAGAGCAGGAACGATGAGGAGGTTGAG GTGGACGTGACGACGTGCGAGCCGGTGGCGGCCTTCTGCAGCTCGGACGAGGAGGGCGAGGACGAGGGGCTGCTCGCCTTCCTGCCCATCGCGCCGGAGATCGAGGACCCCGag GACGGGTGGGCGGCGACGTCGGAGGCGGTGACGCCGAGCGCGACGCCCGAGAAGGCGGAGCCGCCCGCCAAGCGCGCCAAGACCAACACCATCGACATCAACCTCAAGATCGACCCGCCCg AAAACCCACTACCGTTTGGaggcaaaaataaacaagcgGCAGGAAATAAGAAAGTTGCCGGCAGACCCAGAAAATAA